One region of Catenuloplanes indicus genomic DNA includes:
- a CDS encoding serine hydrolase domain-containing protein yields MTPATAMSRAVGRRPDAEATAVLVRLTTPDGSWHGRSGVADLRTGAPAEHGHRFRIGGVTKTFVAATVLGLAADGRLALDDPVTAYLPGLLPAAVTVRHLLDHTSGLADVSDVRYHDTAWFLAHRFDTFTPGDLIGRALREPLLFPPGTGQQITRANYVIAGLLVERVTGAPYAGEITRRILHPLGLHDTSLPGDDPHIGAPHVHGYDDGVDVTAHSPSIHGAAGEMISTVGDLDRFLAALLAGDLLPRRWRDELLRVPAVPYRLGGPAFAGAGLDRAILPDGTVVWGMAGVVHGALSGISATPDARTRLTYLVAPTARGTQRIPPPVHRLLRAAFPAFPPLPVPRP; encoded by the coding sequence GTGACCCCGGCCACGGCCATGTCCCGCGCCGTCGGGCGACGGCCGGACGCCGAGGCCACCGCCGTGCTGGTCCGGCTCACTACCCCGGACGGATCGTGGCACGGCCGCTCCGGCGTGGCCGACCTGCGTACCGGCGCACCGGCGGAGCACGGCCACCGGTTCCGCATCGGCGGCGTGACCAAGACGTTCGTGGCGGCCACCGTGCTCGGGCTCGCCGCCGACGGCCGGCTCGCCCTCGACGACCCGGTCACCGCGTATCTGCCCGGCCTGCTCCCCGCGGCGGTCACCGTCCGGCACCTGCTCGACCACACCAGCGGTCTCGCCGACGTCAGTGACGTGCGCTACCACGACACCGCCTGGTTCCTGGCCCACCGCTTCGACACGTTCACCCCGGGCGACCTGATCGGCCGGGCGCTGCGGGAGCCGCTGCTGTTCCCGCCCGGCACCGGCCAGCAGATCACCCGGGCCAACTACGTCATCGCCGGCCTGCTCGTCGAACGGGTCACCGGCGCCCCGTACGCCGGCGAGATCACCCGCCGGATCCTGCACCCGCTCGGCCTGCACGACACCTCGCTGCCCGGCGACGACCCGCACATCGGAGCACCGCACGTCCACGGGTACGACGACGGCGTCGACGTCACCGCGCACAGCCCGTCCATCCACGGCGCCGCCGGCGAGATGATCTCCACGGTCGGTGACCTGGACCGGTTCCTGGCCGCGCTGCTCGCCGGCGACCTGCTCCCCCGCCGCTGGCGCGACGAACTGCTGCGGGTGCCGGCGGTCCCGTACCGGCTCGGTGGTCCCGCGTTCGCCGGCGCCGGCCTGGACCGCGCGATCCTTCCCGACGGCACCGTGGTCTGGGGTATGGCCGGCGTCGTGCACGGCGCGCTCAGCGGCATCAGCGCCACTCCCGACGCCCGCACCCGCCTCACCTACCTGGTCGCCCCCACCGCCCGCGGCACCCAGCGCATCCCCCCACCCGTCCACCGCCTGCTGCGCGCCGCGTTCCCGGCGTTCCCCCCGCTGCCGGTCCCCCGGCCGTGA
- a CDS encoding non-ribosomal peptide synthetase, translating into MTMPNQPDPRGELLRRRLAGAAAGDRAGIPRVPRTGPLPLSDGQRQMWFLHRLDPDSTEYHLPLALRLRGPLDVAALGRAWAATIARHDILRTRYVVVDGVPAQVVDPPTGAGLPDGEPAGTPFDLAAEWPIRAGLRRLADDDHVLSLVVHHICWDAWSFGVLAADLAAAYRGEPLPAPDIQYADYAAWQRAQVTDRQLGYWRSRLDGIEPLDLPTDRPRPAVRGHAGAAASFVVPARTVARLDALGATPFVVLLTAFAVLLSRYTGRTDVPIGTVVSARTRPELEHLIGYGINTLVMRAVWDGPESFAELVRRVRATVLDAYDHQAAPFARLVDALQPGRDLSRTPLFQAAYTTHAGTGGLLRLPGVTAEPYGPGEPVAKWDLELQTRQDPDGTVHGRLIYPTALFDAPTVDRMARQLACLLDRAAADPAAPADAIDVLDEAERAVTLGAPAAPAPPVPARSVPEAFAARAAAAPDATAVLHGDARLSYAQLDARAEAVARRLRALGAGPQAPVAVLLERDLDLVPALLGVLRTGAGYLPLDPAHPVERLRRIAGGSGATVLVTAPTLRDTAARCHDGAVLVLGEDGAEAAGPPAAIDPDSLMYVIHTSGSTGRPKGVCVTHAAVHRLVRTAQEHLRAGPGDVWALCHSYAFDVSVFEIWGALLTGGAVSVVPQRTTRSPDDLLDLLIAHRVTVLSQTPSAFGGLVAAAGAGDPRVGRLPVRAVVLAGENLDVPSLRPWVARAGLERTALLNMYGITETTVHATVHRITAADLDPAAAGSPIGVPLPDLTIRLLDAGGRPVPIGVPGEIHVGGPGLARGYLGRPDLTAARFVPDPYGPPGSRMYRSGDLALRTADGRLRFLRRADDQVKIRGYRVEPGEIRAVLRAHPAVRDAVVVAADGRLLAYVVGDGVDGLRAHCAGLLPAYMVPAAIVPLEAFPLTANGKLDTGRLPAPDRGALTGPAGYAAPESAEQERMAAVWRAVLGVDRVGVQDGFFDLGGDSIRAVALIGRLREAGFDVTVRDVFAHRTVAALCALASGRRAPTVPVVAPFALIGAQDRRLLPDGLTDAYPMLRTQVGMVADMLAGHRPGNYHNVASARIRDGRPCDPDALRAAARLLVARHEALRTSFDLHTCAAPMQLVHAHAELPVDVRDLRGRDADAVRRALEEFHAAERARPFDLAAAPMMRLTAHLADDGWWLSITEFHAVVEGWSYHSLIRELLTCYRALRAGEQPRLDPLPAVRFADAVAGELRALASADDRAYWADVPPPVTLPAAWGAPGESESYWEHVPFADLVPGLRALAAAAGASLKSVIVAAHGAVLSRLTHRGEFSTGLVTHIRPEAAGAEQVLGMHLNTVPFAVPRGGRTWRELVAAVFARETAMWPHRFFPMPEMQRLAGGARPVDVLLNYVDFDELLPDGDTLDLASAMTPGTTEFDLAVTTVGGRVSLKSHTRVLARAHGRRLAGMYRSVLEAMAADPDGDAHPVFGPAAVAGHPVTAFPPRSVPETVADRAAGRPDAIAVECGDVRLSYRDLDGYADRVAARLRTLGVGPESVVAVCCPRGPGLVAALLGVWKAGGAYLPIDAATPAPRVEALIADSGAAVLVDTAFLAALPDGPAPAHRHVPDPDQLAYVIYTSGSTGRPKGVQVTHRGLAGHLHWAADALAGRGHDGAPLFSPVAFDLVVPNLWAPLMTGQRLWLWPDGEDLSALGDALSAAAPFSFVKLTPGHLELLLGRLGPRGTAALAPLLLVAGEALPGALAGRLAGLGAEIVNEYGPTETTVGATVHTVTGPVAGTVPIGRPLPNVTVHVLDAALRPVPAGVTGELYVGGTGVARGYLGRPDLTARRFVPGPGGSRLYRTGDLVSVDAHGALEFAGRVDDQVKIRGFRVEPAEVEAALRALPGVAEARVVAREGRLIGYVTGPADAGAAREALSRTVPDHLVPDVIVPLAAMPLTANGKLDRAALPAPAVPDRVAPRSPAEGRMAEVWRGALGVARVGVHDDFFSLGGDSIRAVAIVGPLRAAGFDVTVRDVFDRRTVAGLCALAESRPAAADDPPVAPFALIGADDRARLPGGLTDAYPMARTQAGMIAEMLADDTLHRYHSVTTFRIRDAVPFAVAALRAAARLVAGRHEALRTSFDLGGYTVPMQLVHAEAEIPVGVHEGTDLRAFQARERARPFDVSRPPLLRLAVHLAPGGGWWLTVVRCHAITEGWSFYNLLTELLDAYRAIRDGHRPAPPPRASVRYADFVARELRALASAEHRAHWTRTVAAHPRFALPAAWADPVSPRERYRLRVPFADLEDRLRALARDARASLKSVLLAAHLTVLGRLTPERSFLTGLVCDARPEAAGAEHVHGMYLNTVPFVHRHGTGSWRELVADVFAQEVAIWPHRHFPMPEMQRIAGGGRLVGVSFNYLDFDQLDAAQVDVGATLSDGNTEFDLAVTTLRGQVGISGHTRVLGRDRADRLAAMYRAVLEAMASGEPEVPLPPEDVAVLDALRRPAPPAPARSVPEAVAAVVADRPAAVAVRTGTSTLSYAELDRFAGRIAYRLRRAGAGPETVVAVRLERGPGLAAALLGVWKAGGAYLPIDPATPPGRARLLCADAGAAVEVDEAFLAGLGEEEWHGMPHPDQLAYVVYTSGSTGRPKGVQITHRGLANRVATGPLTARDRVLQKTSIGFDAAGWELFAPLVCGASVVMAPPGAERDPAALVRAVAEHDVTVLQVVPSVLRLLVETPGWRACTALRLLTVAGEPLDAELCQRFLDLRQARIWNTYGPTEAAIDVTAHRFTPRQVTGPVPIGRPLPGVSVHVLDAGRCPVPVGVPGELYVGGPGVARGYLGRPDLTARRFVPGPGGSRLYRTGDLVVVRADGTLEFAGRTDDQIKINGVRVEPGEVAAALCRLPSIAAAAVLPWQGRLAAYLVPAGPELPGDRTLRRELAGTLPDVMIPAAFVALPALPLTASGKLDRRALPEPRTAHAHAYVPPSTPAERALAEVCAGVLGRERIGAHDPVLAGADSLTLIRLIAAARRAGLPLTLRLLYEHDTLSDLAAALPPVPAPTAIPAPPSSPTSTRGRRMTPDVFDPAALTAAMARHDVPGVSVALLRGGEVAHLAGYGVTAADRPEPVTARTPFQVASISKHVTMLGVLRLVADGVLNLDADINRYLTSWQVPGGAVITLRELVSHQAGLSHVPATNYLPGEPMPSIVQLLTADPPVRAVHRAGDVFKKTNINYSVLEQLLTDVTGERFGALLQRLVLDPLEMTDSTFDQDRPHRPAPPVAVGHDERGTPIPGRWRVRNEVAAGGLWSSARDLTRVAIAIRRSVRGEPDAPLPRPLAQQMITVWHPGSFYGLGTVVDPSSGDVEYGHGGRTVGFRCVSVTLAGSGDGLIVLANGENGKRAQTALVESLRRTDASVGTSPSGRAWAEAPDEPVEAVR; encoded by the coding sequence ATGACGATGCCGAATCAGCCGGACCCGCGCGGAGAGCTTCTGCGCCGCAGGCTCGCCGGTGCCGCCGCCGGTGACCGGGCCGGGATCCCCCGGGTGCCGCGCACCGGGCCGCTGCCGCTGTCCGACGGGCAGCGGCAGATGTGGTTCCTGCACCGGCTCGACCCGGACAGTACCGAGTACCACCTGCCGCTCGCCCTGCGGTTGCGCGGCCCGCTGGACGTGGCCGCGCTCGGCCGGGCCTGGGCCGCCACGATCGCCCGCCACGACATCCTGCGCACCCGGTACGTCGTGGTCGACGGGGTGCCGGCGCAGGTCGTCGACCCGCCCACCGGCGCGGGCCTGCCGGACGGCGAGCCGGCCGGCACGCCGTTCGACCTGGCGGCCGAGTGGCCGATCCGGGCGGGCCTGCGCCGGCTCGCCGACGACGACCACGTGCTCAGCCTGGTCGTGCACCACATCTGCTGGGACGCGTGGTCGTTCGGCGTGCTGGCCGCGGACCTGGCCGCGGCCTACCGCGGCGAGCCGCTGCCCGCGCCGGACATCCAGTACGCCGACTACGCGGCATGGCAGCGCGCGCAGGTGACGGACCGGCAGCTCGGCTACTGGCGGTCCCGGCTGGACGGGATCGAGCCGCTGGACCTGCCCACCGACCGTCCCCGCCCGGCCGTGCGCGGTCACGCGGGCGCGGCGGCGTCGTTCGTGGTGCCCGCGCGGACCGTCGCCCGCCTGGACGCGCTGGGCGCGACCCCGTTCGTGGTGCTGCTCACCGCGTTCGCGGTGCTGCTGTCCCGCTACACCGGCCGCACCGACGTCCCGATCGGCACCGTGGTCTCCGCCCGCACCCGCCCGGAGCTGGAGCACCTCATCGGGTACGGGATCAACACGCTGGTGATGCGCGCGGTGTGGGACGGCCCGGAGTCGTTCGCGGAGCTGGTCCGGCGGGTCCGGGCCACGGTCCTGGACGCCTACGACCACCAGGCGGCGCCGTTCGCCCGGCTGGTCGACGCGCTGCAGCCCGGCCGGGACCTGTCCCGCACGCCGCTGTTCCAGGCCGCGTACACCACCCACGCCGGCACCGGCGGGCTGCTGCGCCTGCCGGGTGTGACGGCGGAGCCGTACGGTCCGGGCGAGCCGGTCGCCAAGTGGGACCTGGAGCTGCAGACCCGGCAGGACCCCGACGGCACCGTGCACGGCCGGCTGATCTATCCGACCGCGCTGTTCGACGCGCCGACCGTGGACCGGATGGCCCGGCAGCTGGCGTGCCTGCTGGACCGGGCCGCCGCCGACCCGGCCGCACCGGCCGACGCGATCGACGTGCTGGACGAGGCGGAACGGGCGGTCACGCTCGGCGCCCCGGCCGCACCGGCGCCGCCGGTACCGGCGCGGTCCGTCCCGGAGGCGTTCGCGGCACGGGCCGCGGCGGCACCGGACGCGACCGCGGTGCTCCACGGCGACGCCCGGCTCAGCTACGCACAGCTCGACGCGCGGGCCGAGGCGGTGGCACGCCGGTTGCGGGCCCTCGGCGCCGGCCCGCAGGCCCCGGTCGCGGTACTGCTGGAACGCGACCTCGACCTGGTGCCCGCGTTGCTCGGCGTGCTCCGGACCGGGGCCGGCTACCTGCCGCTGGACCCGGCGCACCCGGTGGAACGGCTGCGGCGGATCGCCGGTGGCTCCGGCGCGACCGTGCTGGTGACCGCGCCGACGCTGCGCGACACGGCCGCCCGCTGCCACGACGGCGCGGTGCTGGTGCTCGGCGAGGACGGCGCCGAGGCGGCCGGCCCGCCGGCCGCGATCGACCCGGACTCGCTGATGTACGTCATCCACACCTCCGGCTCGACCGGACGGCCGAAGGGCGTGTGCGTGACCCACGCCGCCGTGCACCGTCTGGTCCGCACCGCCCAGGAGCACCTGCGGGCCGGGCCGGGCGACGTGTGGGCGCTGTGCCACTCGTACGCGTTCGACGTGTCCGTCTTCGAGATCTGGGGCGCGCTGCTGACCGGCGGCGCGGTGAGCGTCGTACCGCAGCGGACCACCCGCTCCCCGGACGACCTGCTGGACCTGCTGATCGCGCACCGGGTGACGGTGCTCAGCCAGACACCGTCCGCGTTCGGCGGGCTGGTCGCGGCCGCCGGCGCCGGTGACCCGCGGGTCGGCCGGTTGCCGGTCCGCGCGGTCGTGCTCGCCGGCGAGAACCTGGACGTGCCGTCGCTGCGCCCGTGGGTGGCCCGGGCCGGGCTGGAGCGCACCGCGCTGCTCAACATGTACGGCATCACCGAGACGACCGTGCACGCCACCGTCCACCGGATCACCGCCGCCGACCTGGACCCCGCGGCGGCCGGGAGCCCGATCGGCGTACCGCTGCCGGACCTGACGATCAGGCTGCTGGACGCGGGCGGCCGGCCGGTGCCGATCGGCGTGCCCGGGGAGATCCACGTCGGTGGGCCCGGGCTGGCGCGCGGCTACCTGGGGCGGCCGGACCTGACCGCGGCCCGGTTCGTGCCGGACCCGTACGGGCCGCCGGGCAGCAGGATGTACCGCAGCGGCGACCTGGCGCTGCGGACGGCCGACGGCCGGCTGCGGTTCCTGCGCCGGGCCGACGACCAGGTCAAGATCCGCGGGTACCGGGTGGAGCCGGGCGAGATCCGCGCCGTGCTGCGGGCGCATCCGGCGGTCCGGGACGCGGTGGTCGTCGCCGCCGACGGCCGGCTGCTGGCCTACGTCGTCGGCGACGGAGTGGACGGGCTGCGCGCGCACTGCGCGGGCCTGCTCCCGGCGTACATGGTGCCGGCCGCGATCGTGCCGCTGGAGGCGTTCCCGCTGACCGCGAACGGCAAGCTGGACACCGGGCGGCTGCCGGCCCCGGACCGCGGCGCGCTGACCGGCCCGGCCGGGTACGCGGCGCCGGAGTCGGCCGAGCAGGAGCGGATGGCCGCGGTGTGGCGCGCGGTGCTGGGGGTGGACCGGGTCGGCGTCCAGGACGGCTTCTTCGACCTCGGCGGGGACTCGATCCGTGCCGTGGCGCTGATCGGGCGGCTGCGCGAGGCCGGTTTCGACGTCACGGTCCGGGACGTGTTCGCGCACCGGACCGTGGCCGCGCTGTGCGCGCTGGCGTCCGGCCGCCGGGCGCCCACCGTGCCGGTCGTGGCACCGTTCGCCCTGATCGGCGCGCAGGACCGGCGGCTGCTGCCGGACGGGCTGACCGACGCGTACCCGATGCTGCGCACCCAGGTCGGCATGGTCGCCGACATGCTGGCCGGGCACCGGCCCGGCAACTATCACAACGTGGCCTCCGCCCGGATCCGCGACGGGCGGCCGTGCGACCCGGACGCGCTGCGTGCGGCGGCACGGCTGCTGGTGGCCCGGCACGAGGCCCTGCGCACGTCGTTCGACCTGCACACCTGCGCCGCGCCGATGCAGCTGGTGCACGCGCACGCGGAACTGCCGGTTGACGTACGGGACCTGCGCGGCCGGGACGCGGACGCGGTGCGCCGGGCGCTGGAGGAGTTCCACGCGGCCGAGCGGGCCCGCCCGTTCGACCTGGCGGCCGCGCCGATGATGCGGCTGACCGCCCACCTCGCCGACGACGGCTGGTGGCTGTCGATCACCGAGTTCCACGCCGTCGTGGAGGGCTGGAGCTACCACTCGCTGATCCGCGAGCTGCTGACCTGCTACCGGGCGCTGCGGGCCGGTGAGCAGCCGCGGCTCGATCCGCTGCCCGCGGTGCGCTTCGCCGACGCGGTCGCCGGCGAGCTGCGCGCGCTGGCCTCGGCCGACGACCGCGCCTACTGGGCGGACGTGCCGCCGCCGGTCACGCTGCCGGCCGCGTGGGGCGCGCCCGGGGAGTCGGAGAGCTACTGGGAACACGTGCCGTTCGCCGATCTGGTGCCGGGACTGCGCGCGCTCGCGGCGGCGGCCGGCGCGTCGCTGAAGAGCGTGATCGTGGCCGCGCACGGCGCGGTGCTGAGCCGGCTGACGCATCGCGGCGAGTTCAGCACCGGGCTGGTCACGCACATCCGGCCGGAGGCAGCCGGTGCGGAGCAGGTGCTGGGCATGCACCTGAACACGGTGCCGTTCGCGGTACCGCGTGGCGGGCGCACCTGGCGGGAGCTGGTCGCCGCGGTCTTCGCGCGGGAGACGGCGATGTGGCCGCACCGGTTCTTCCCGATGCCGGAGATGCAGCGCCTGGCCGGTGGCGCGCGCCCGGTCGACGTGCTGCTCAACTACGTCGACTTCGACGAGCTGCTGCCGGACGGCGACACGCTGGACCTGGCGTCGGCGATGACGCCGGGCACGACCGAGTTCGACCTGGCGGTGACCACGGTCGGCGGCCGGGTCTCGCTGAAGAGCCACACCCGGGTGCTCGCCCGCGCGCACGGCCGGCGGCTGGCCGGCATGTACCGGTCGGTGCTGGAGGCGATGGCGGCCGATCCGGACGGCGACGCGCACCCGGTGTTCGGCCCGGCGGCGGTCGCCGGCCATCCGGTGACGGCGTTCCCGCCCCGGTCGGTGCCGGAGACGGTCGCGGACCGGGCCGCCGGCCGGCCGGACGCGATCGCCGTGGAGTGCGGCGACGTCCGGCTGTCCTACCGGGACCTCGACGGGTACGCCGACCGGGTCGCGGCCCGGCTGCGCACGCTCGGCGTCGGCCCGGAGTCGGTGGTGGCGGTGTGCTGCCCGCGCGGGCCGGGCCTGGTCGCCGCGCTGCTGGGCGTGTGGAAGGCCGGCGGCGCCTACCTGCCGATCGACGCGGCCACCCCGGCACCGCGCGTCGAAGCGCTGATCGCCGACTCCGGCGCGGCCGTGCTGGTGGACACCGCGTTCCTCGCCGCGCTGCCGGACGGCCCGGCGCCCGCGCACCGGCACGTGCCGGACCCGGACCAGCTCGCCTACGTCATCTACACCTCCGGGTCGACCGGCCGGCCGAAGGGCGTGCAGGTCACCCACCGCGGGCTGGCCGGTCATCTGCACTGGGCCGCGGACGCGCTCGCCGGCCGCGGTCACGACGGTGCACCGCTGTTCTCGCCGGTGGCCTTCGACCTGGTCGTACCGAACCTGTGGGCGCCGCTGATGACCGGGCAGCGGCTGTGGCTGTGGCCGGACGGCGAGGACCTGTCCGCGCTCGGTGATGCGCTGTCGGCCGCGGCGCCGTTCAGTTTCGTCAAGCTCACCCCCGGCCACCTGGAGCTGCTGCTCGGCCGGCTCGGCCCGCGGGGCACGGCCGCGCTGGCGCCCCTGCTGCTGGTGGCCGGTGAGGCGCTGCCCGGCGCGCTGGCCGGCCGGCTCGCCGGGCTCGGTGCCGAGATCGTCAACGAGTACGGGCCGACCGAGACGACCGTCGGGGCGACCGTGCACACGGTCACCGGCCCGGTGGCGGGCACCGTGCCGATCGGTCGCCCACTGCCGAACGTCACCGTGCACGTGCTGGACGCCGCGCTGCGCCCGGTGCCGGCCGGCGTGACCGGTGAGCTGTACGTCGGCGGGACCGGGGTGGCCCGCGGCTACCTGGGCCGGCCGGACCTGACCGCCCGGCGCTTCGTGCCCGGTCCGGGCGGTTCCCGGCTGTACCGGACCGGTGACCTGGTCAGCGTGGACGCGCACGGCGCGCTGGAGTTCGCCGGGCGCGTCGACGACCAGGTCAAGATCCGCGGTTTCCGGGTCGAGCCCGCCGAGGTGGAGGCGGCGTTGCGCGCGCTGCCGGGCGTCGCCGAGGCGCGTGTCGTGGCTCGGGAGGGGCGGCTGATCGGCTACGTCACCGGACCGGCCGACGCCGGCGCGGCCCGGGAGGCGCTGTCCCGGACGGTGCCGGACCACCTGGTGCCGGACGTGATCGTGCCGCTGGCGGCGATGCCGCTGACCGCGAACGGCAAGCTGGACCGGGCCGCGCTGCCCGCACCCGCGGTGCCGGACCGGGTGGCGCCGCGCTCGCCGGCCGAGGGGCGGATGGCCGAGGTGTGGCGCGGCGCGCTCGGCGTCGCGCGGGTCGGCGTGCACGACGACTTCTTCTCGCTGGGCGGTGACTCGATCCGGGCGGTGGCGATCGTCGGCCCGCTGCGGGCGGCCGGGTTCGACGTGACCGTGCGGGACGTGTTCGACCGCCGGACCGTGGCCGGGCTGTGCGCGCTGGCCGAGTCCCGGCCGGCCGCGGCGGACGATCCACCGGTCGCGCCGTTCGCGCTGATCGGCGCGGACGACCGGGCCCGGCTACCGGGCGGGCTCACCGACGCGTACCCGATGGCGCGCACCCAGGCCGGCATGATCGCCGAGATGCTGGCCGACGACACGCTGCACCGATATCACAGCGTGACCACGTTCCGGATCCGCGACGCGGTGCCGTTCGCGGTGGCGGCGTTGCGGGCGGCCGCGCGGCTGGTCGCCGGGCGGCACGAGGCGCTGCGGACCTCCTTCGACCTCGGCGGGTACACCGTGCCGATGCAGCTGGTGCACGCCGAGGCGGAGATCCCGGTCGGCGTGCACGAGGGCACGGATCTGCGGGCGTTCCAGGCCCGGGAGCGGGCCCGCCCGTTCGACGTGTCCCGCCCCCCGCTGCTGCGGCTGGCGGTGCATCTCGCGCCCGGCGGCGGCTGGTGGCTGACCGTGGTCCGCTGCCACGCGATCACGGAGGGCTGGAGCTTCTACAACCTGCTGACCGAGCTGCTGGACGCGTACCGCGCGATCCGGGACGGTCACCGGCCGGCCCCGCCGCCGCGCGCCTCGGTCCGCTACGCCGACTTCGTCGCCAGGGAGCTGCGGGCGCTGGCGTCCGCGGAGCACCGCGCGCACTGGACCCGGACGGTGGCCGCGCATCCGCGGTTCGCGTTGCCGGCCGCGTGGGCCGATCCGGTCTCGCCGCGCGAGCGCTACCGGCTGCGGGTGCCGTTCGCCGATCTGGAGGACCGGTTGCGGGCGCTCGCCCGCGACGCGCGCGCGTCGCTGAAGAGCGTGCTGCTGGCCGCACACCTGACCGTGCTGGGCAGGCTGACGCCGGAGCGGTCGTTCCTGACCGGGCTGGTGTGCGACGCCCGGCCGGAGGCGGCCGGGGCCGAGCACGTGCACGGCATGTACCTCAACACGGTCCCGTTCGTGCACCGGCACGGCACCGGGTCGTGGCGGGAGCTGGTCGCGGACGTGTTCGCCCAGGAGGTGGCGATCTGGCCGCACCGGCACTTCCCGATGCCGGAGATGCAGCGGATCGCGGGCGGCGGCCGGCTGGTCGGCGTGTCGTTCAACTACCTCGACTTCGACCAGCTGGACGCCGCGCAGGTCGACGTGGGTGCGACGCTGTCGGACGGCAACACCGAGTTCGACCTGGCGGTGACGACGCTGCGCGGGCAGGTCGGGATCAGCGGTCACACCCGGGTGCTCGGCCGGGACCGGGCGGACCGGCTGGCGGCGATGTACCGGGCGGTGCTGGAGGCGATGGCGTCCGGCGAGCCGGAGGTGCCGCTGCCGCCGGAGGACGTCGCGGTGCTGGACGCGCTGCGCCGCCCCGCCCCGCCGGCGCCGGCCCGTTCGGTGCCGGAGGCGGTCGCGGCCGTCGTCGCGGACCGGCCCGCCGCGGTCGCGGTCCGCACCGGCACGTCCACGCTGTCGTACGCGGAGCTGGACCGGTTCGCGGGCCGGATCGCGTACCGGCTGCGGCGTGCCGGGGCCGGGCCGGAGACCGTGGTCGCGGTCCGGCTGGAGCGCGGCCCCGGCCTGGCCGCCGCGCTGCTGGGCGTGTGGAAGGCCGGTGGCGCCTACCTGCCGATCGACCCGGCCACGCCGCCGGGGCGCGCGCGGCTGCTGTGCGCGGACGCCGGCGCCGCCGTCGAGGTGGACGAGGCGTTCCTGGCCGGGCTGGGCGAGGAGGAGTGGCACGGCATGCCGCACCCGGACCAGCTCGCCTACGTGGTCTACACCTCCGGGTCGACCGGCCGGCCGAAGGGCGTGCAGATCACCCACCGGGGCCTGGCGAACCGGGTCGCGACCGGCCCGCTGACCGCGCGGGACCGGGTGCTGCAGAAGACGTCGATCGGGTTCGACGCGGCGGGCTGGGAGCTGTTCGCACCGCTGGTGTGCGGTGCGAGCGTGGTGATGGCCCCGCCCGGCGCGGAACGGGACCCGGCCGCGCTGGTCCGGGCGGTCGCCGAGCACGACGTGACGGTCCTGCAGGTGGTGCCGTCGGTGCTGCGGCTGCTGGTGGAGACGCCCGGCTGGCGGGCGTGCACCGCGCTGCGGCTGCTGACGGTGGCCGGTGAACCGCTGGACGCCGAGCTGTGCCAGCGTTTCCTGGACCTGCGGCAGGCCCGGATCTGGAACACGTACGGCCCGACCGAGGCCGCGATCGACGTGACCGCGCACCGTTTCACGCCCCGGCAGGTGACCGGGCCGGTGCCGATCGGCCGGCCGTTGCCCGGGGTGAGCGTGCACGTGCTGGACGCCGGCCGGTGCCCGGTGCCGGTGGGCGTGCCCGGCGAGCTGTACGTCGGCGGCCCCGGGGTGGCCCGCGGCTACCTGGGCCGGCCGGACCTGACCGCGCGCCGGTTCGTGCCCGGCCCGGGCGGCTCCCGGCTGTACCGCACCGGGGACCTGGTGGTGGTGCGCGCGGACGGGACGCTGGAGTTCGCCGGCCGGACCGACGACCAGATCAAGATAAACGGGGTACGGGTGGAGCCGGGCGAGGTCGCCGCCGCGCTGTGCCGCCTGCCGTCGATCGCCGCGGCCGCCGTGCTGCCGTGGCAGGGGCGGCTCGCCGCCTATCTGGTGCCGGCCGGCCCGGAGCTGCCCGGCGACCGCACCCTGCGCCGGGAGCTCGCCGGCACGCTGCCGGACGTGATGATCCCCGCCGCGTTCGTGGCGCTGCCCGCGCTGCCGCTCACCGCGAGCGGCAAACTCGACCGGCGGGCGCTGCCCGAGCCGCGGACCGCGCACGCGCACGCGTACGTGCCGCCGTCCACCCCGGCCGAACGGGCGCTGGCCGAGGTGTGCGCGGGCGTGCTCGGCCGGGAGCGGATCGGCGCGCACGATCCGGTGCTCGCCGGCGCCGACTCGCTCACGCTGATCCGGCTGATCGCCGCCGCACGGCGGGCCGGGCTCCCGCTGACGCTGCGCCTGCTCTACGAGCACGACACGCTGTCCGATCTGGCCGCCGCGCTGCCGCCGGTCCCCGCACCGACGGCGATACCCGCACCGCCGTCATCGCCGACGTCGACGAGAGGCAGGAGAATGACCCCGGACGTGTTCGACCCCGCGGCGCTGACCGCGGCCATGGCCCGGCACGACGTGCCCGGCGTGAGCGTGGCGCTGCTGCGCGGCGGTGAGGTGGCGCACCTGGCCGGTTACGGCGTGACCGCGGCCGACCGGCCGGAGCCGGTCACCGCACGCACCCCGTTCCAGGTCGCGTCGATCAGCAAGCACGTCACGATGCTCGGCGTGCTGCGCCTGGTCGCCGACGGCGTGCTCAACCTCGACGCCGACATCAACCGCTACCTCACCTCGTGGCAGGTGCCCGGCGGCGCGGTGATCACCCTGCGGGAGCTGGTCAGCCACCAGGCCGGCCTCAGCCACGTACCGGCCACCAACTATCTGCCCGGCGAGCCGATGCCGTCGATCGTGCAGCTGCTGACCGCCGACCCGCCGGTCCGGGCCGTGCACCGCGCCGGTGACGTGTTCAAGAAGACCAACATCAACTACTCGGTCCTGGAGCAATTGCTCACCGACGTCACCGGCGAGCGGTTCGGCGCGCTGCTCCAGCGGCTCGTGCTCGACCCGCTGGAGATGACCGACAGCACGTTCGACCAGGACCGCCCGCACCGGCCGGCCCCGCCGGTCGCGGTCGGCCACGACGAGCGGGGCACGCCGATCCCGGGCCGCTGGCGGGTCCGCAACGAGGTCGCGGCCGGTGGGCTGTGGTCCAGCGCGCGGGACCTCACCCGGGTGGCGATCGCGATCCGCCGGTCCGTGCGCGGCGAGCCGGACGCGCCGCTGCCCCGCCCGCTCGCCCAGCAGATGATCACCGTGTGGCACCCGGGCAGCTTCTACGGGCTCGGCACGGTCGTCGACCCGAGCAGCGGCGACGTGGAGTACGGCCACGGCGGTCGTACCGTCGGGTTCCGGTGCGTGTCGGTCACGCTCGCCGGAAGCGGCGACGGCCTGATCGTGCTCGCCAACGGCGAGAACGGCAAACGGGCACAGACCGCGCTGGTCGAGTCGCTGCGCCGTACCGATGCCTCGGTCGGCACGTCACCGTCCGGCCGCGCCTGGGCCGAGGCCCCGGACGAGCCGGTCGAGGCCGTCCGGTGA